A genomic region of Zea mays cultivar B73 chromosome 6, Zm-B73-REFERENCE-NAM-5.0, whole genome shotgun sequence contains the following coding sequences:
- the LOC103631495 gene encoding phagocyte signaling-impaired protein produces MTSKFGLAGGIPERRVRPIWDAVDSRQYKPALKLCTALLAKHPTSPYALALKALILERMGKPDEALSGALNAKELLYSDNIFHFDDLTLSTLQIVFQRLDRLDLATSCYEYACTKYPSNLELMMGLFNCYVREYSYVKQQQTALKMYKTVGEERFLLWAVCSIQLQVHFSSGGVKLLALAEALLKKHINSHSLHEPEALSLYVSILEQEKKYDTALEVLSGDLGSLLGREEDKLRLQGCLLAQASSYLSASEIYQKVLESCPDDWESFLHYIGCLLEHDVNLPKPSTGEHTCPSCSVDSALSNKTSLDKELVESRLTSALSFVQSLQENNSSDCVRGPHLAKIEIERQRCLNGNPDNIKLMEALVQYLHRFGHLSCSASDVEIYLHMLSNNEISELLDEITRSFDASSISVNTLGSTITLFKVQELLGTSFTKPTSELEGIAKRMVDTFYKNLPLSNYLDPQESMYGEELLSMASSILVQLYWRTRDLGYLLEAILILEFGLTVRKYVWQYKVTLVHLYSYLGALPLAHKWYTTLEVKNILLESVLHHILPQMLNSPFLQQTADLVKDYLKFMDDHLKESADLTCLAYRHRTYSKVIEFVQFKDRLHHSMQYLSAKSDSVMLHLKQKADSLDEVESILESVSHGTKLVELSNEDSMVDLTFNEDLDARPWWTPTSSVNFLSEPFDESSTPASYRAKMCKHKSNEKDGLKLKDVERKSLVPRLVYLSTHGCVSFLRESESNGASSDVTASGEMKTLLDKYARSIGYSFDDALNFVLGISYGKKAVKDLAPDIVSWMNFAVFINAWNLCSNVSVIPGTDKSSPNSWWIVDNLVKICIDEQLADTNQILTSPGSNIPLLAWMVTEPISWHLLVIQSCMRSMAPQGKKKKKGGPSERPNTPHLQAIRSSVQCMTDTLQRVQKCLSEQMKPEEQALDMLVSHLQGTGAEGPGQIARILDESAAAASSEIGGRIAHSLEPWSRAGVMRRIVGAENETIAELMKICTSKLKLLASASASLSLVLH; encoded by the exons ATGACCAGCAAGTTTGGGCTCGCCGGCGGCATCCCGGAGCGGCGGGTGAGACCGATCTGGGACGCAGTCGACTCACGCCAGTACAAGCCCGCGCTCAAGCTCTGCACCGCGCTCCTCGCCAAGCACCCTACATCCCCCTACGCGCTC GCCCTCAAGGCTCTTATTCTGGAGAGGATGGGAAAGCCTGATGAAGCATTGAGCGGGGCCCTGAATGCTAAGGAGCTATTGTATTCAGACAACATTTTTCATTTTGATGATCTTACACTTAGCACTCTACAGATAGTATTTCAAAGGCTTGACCGAT TGGATCTTGCTACTTCATGCTATGAGTATGCCTGTACAAAGTATCCAAGTAACTTGGAATTAATGATGGGGCTTTTTAATTGCTATGTTCGAGAGTACTCATACGTGAAACAACAGCAG ACAGCTCTCAAAATGTACAAAACTGTAGGAGAAGAAAGGTTTTTGCTTTGGGCTGTTTGCAGCATTCAGCTGCAG GTGCATTTTAGCAGTGGTGGTGTGAAATTATTGGCACTAGCCGAAGCATTGCTGAAGAAGCACATAAATTCTCATAGTTTACATGAGCCAGAAG CACTTTCTCTCTATGTTTCAATTTTGGAGCAAGAGAAAAAGTATGACACTGCTTTGGAAGTTCTTTCTGGAGACTTGGGATCTCTTCTTGGAAGGGAGGAGGACAAGCTTCGTTTGCAG GGATGTCTTCTTGCTCAAGCGAGTAGCTATCTGTCTGCTTCTGAAATATACCAGAAGGTTCTGGAGTCTTG TCCTGATGACTGGGAGTCCTTTCTCCATTATATAGGATGTTTGCTGGAGCATGATGTGAATCTCCCTAAACCATCCACTGGCGAACACACTTGTCCTTCTTGCTCTGTTGATTCAGCATTATCCAACAAGACTTCTCTTGACAAGGAGCTG GTTGAATCTCGCCTTACAAGTGCGTTGTCATTTGTGCAAAGTCTACAAGAAAATAACTCAAGCGATTGTGTCAGAGGACCTCATCTGGCAAAAATTGAAATTGAACGGCAGCGGTGCCTCAATGGAAACCCAGATAATATCAAGCTTATGGAAGCTTTGGTGCAGTACCTCCACAG ATTTGGTCATTTGTCTTGCTCAGCATCTGATGTTGAAATTTACCTTCACATGCTATCCAACAATGAGATATCTGAGCTGCTAGATGAAATTACTAGATCTTTTGATGCATCATCAATTTCAGTTAACACACTGGGTTCAACAATTACTCTTTTCAAGGTCCAGGAACTTTTGGGAACTTCATTCACAAAACCAACTTCAG AACTTGAGGGCATTGCAAAAAGAATGGTTGATACCTTTTACAAAAACCTGCCTCTATCAAATTACTTGGATCCTCAGGAAAGCATGTACGGTGAAGAGCTTCTGTCAATGGCCAGCAGTATCCTTGTGCAG CTATACTGGCGCACCAGGGATTTAGGATACCTACTTGAAGCAATTTTGATACTGGAGTTTGGATTGACTGTTCGCAA GTATGTCTGGCAATACAAGGTTACTCTGGTCCATCTGTACTCTTACCTGGGGGCACTTCCTTTAGCACATAAATG GTACACAACCTTGGAAGTGAAAAACATTCTTCTAGAGTCTGTTTTGCATCACATCTTGCCACAAATGTTAAATTCTCCCTTTTTGCAACAAACTGCTGATCTTGTTAAGGATTATTTGAAATTTATGGATGATCATTTGAAAGAATCTGCTGATCTTACGTGTCTCGCATATAGACACCGTACTTACTCAAAG GTAATTGAGTTTGTTCAATTTAAAGACCGCTTGCATCACTCCATGCAATATCTTTCTGCAAAATCAGATTCTGTTATGCTACATCTCAAGCAGAAGGCGGACTCTCTTGATGAAGTGGAG TCTATTCTAGAAAGTGTTAGCCATGGCACAAAGCTGGTTGAGCTATCTAATGAGGATAGCATGGTGGACTTAACCTTCAACGAAGATCTTGATGCACGGCCTTGGTGGACGCCAACAAGCAGCGTTAATTTTCTTTCAG AACCATTTGATGAAAGTTCAACACCTGCAAGCTATAGGGCCAAAATG TGCAAGCACAAATCTAATGAGAAGGACGGTTTGAAGCTGAAAGATGTAGAGAGAAAATCTCTTGTTCCTCGACTTGTTTATCTTTCCACACATGGTTGTGTGTCTTTTCTCAGGGAGAGTGAATCAAATGGTGCTTCCTCTGATGTAACTGCTTCTGGGGAGATGAAAACTTTGCTTGATAAATATGCTAGGAGTATTGGTTACTCTTTTGATGATGCTCTAAATTTTGTTCTGGGTATCTCATATGGCAAGAAGGCTGTTAAG GATTTGGCTCCTGATATAGTCAGCTGGATGAACTTTGCTGTGTTTATCAATGCTTGGAACTTGTGTTCTAATGTGTCAGTGATCCCTGGAACTGACAAAAGCAGCCCAAACTCCTGGTGGATCGTGGATAACCTCGTCAAAATTTGCATAGATGAGCAGTTGGCTGATACCAATCAAATTCTGACATCTCCAGGAAGCAATATTCCACTTCTAGCGTGGATGGTGACAGAGCCCATTTCCTGGCACCTTCTTGTAATCCAATCCTGTATGAGATCTATGGCTCcacaagggaagaagaagaagaaaggcggGCCATCTGAGCGACCAAACACACCTCACCTGCAGGCAATTCGGAGCTCCGTTCAGTGCATGACTGACACTCTCCAGAGAGTCCAGAAATGTCTGTCAGAACAGATGAAGCCAGAAGAGCAAGCTCTAGACATGCTGGTGTCACATTTGCAAGGAACCGGTGCCGAAGGCCCTGGACAGATCGCCCGTATCTTGGACGAGAGCGCAGCAGCTGCCAGCTCCGAAATCGGTGGCCGGATCGCCCATTCTCTAGAGCCGTGGAGCCGCGCCGGCGTGATGAGAAGAATAGTTGGGGCTGAGAATGAGACGATAGCCGAGTTGATGAAGATCTGCACCTCGAAGCTCAAGCTCCTTGCGTCCGCATCAGCTTCCCTGTCCTTGGTGTTGCACTAG